The following proteins come from a genomic window of Geomonas sp. RF6:
- a CDS encoding CapA family protein, whose amino-acid sequence MTDSISIFLCGDVMTGRGIDQLLPHPSPPHVFEPYVRDARIYIELAQRANGPVEKPVPYSYIWGDALDVLRKKAPDLRIVNLETCISTSEEYWIGKGINYRMHPQNLPCLTALRIDACALANNHVLDWGYRGLEETLEVLEKAAIRTAGAGRSEAEAAAPAVLDVQQKGRVLLFSYGSPTSGVPYQWGAGRKKPGVNLLPELSVAVQHIAAQVAREKREGDTVIVSVHWGANWDFGITESERRFAQGLVEEAGVDVVYGHSSHHVKGIEVHRGKLILYGCGDFLNDYEGIRGYEEFRGDLGLMYFVTLSPRDGMLQRVELVPTRLKRLRVNLAEGEDAQWLAATLNREGKWLGTSVDMSAERSLLLRW is encoded by the coding sequence ATGACTGATTCAATCTCCATCTTTCTGTGTGGCGACGTCATGACCGGGCGAGGCATCGACCAGTTGCTTCCGCATCCGAGTCCCCCTCACGTCTTCGAGCCGTACGTGAGAGACGCCCGCATCTATATCGAGCTTGCCCAGAGGGCAAACGGCCCTGTCGAGAAGCCGGTACCGTACAGCTACATCTGGGGGGACGCCCTCGATGTACTGCGAAAAAAAGCCCCCGACCTGCGCATCGTGAACCTGGAGACATGCATCAGTACCAGCGAGGAGTACTGGATAGGGAAAGGGATCAATTACCGGATGCATCCTCAGAACCTCCCCTGTCTCACGGCACTCCGCATCGACGCCTGCGCTCTTGCCAACAATCATGTACTGGACTGGGGGTATCGAGGGCTTGAAGAAACCCTGGAGGTGCTGGAAAAGGCGGCGATCAGAACGGCAGGGGCCGGGCGAAGCGAGGCGGAGGCGGCCGCTCCGGCGGTACTCGATGTCCAGCAGAAAGGACGGGTGCTTCTCTTCAGCTACGGCTCCCCCACCAGCGGCGTCCCGTACCAGTGGGGTGCCGGCCGTAAGAAGCCCGGTGTAAACCTGTTACCTGAGCTTTCCGTTGCGGTGCAGCACATTGCCGCGCAGGTCGCCAGGGAGAAGAGAGAGGGAGACACCGTCATCGTGTCCGTGCATTGGGGGGCGAACTGGGATTTCGGCATCACGGAGAGTGAGAGGAGGTTCGCGCAAGGTCTGGTTGAGGAGGCGGGAGTCGATGTCGTCTACGGCCACTCGTCGCATCATGTGAAGGGAATAGAGGTGCACCGGGGGAAGCTGATTCTCTACGGGTGCGGTGACTTCCTCAACGACTATGAGGGGATAAGGGGGTACGAGGAATTCCGGGGGGACCTCGGGCTGATGTACTTCGTCACACTGTCGCCGCGCGATGGAATGCTGCAGCGGGTGGAGCTGGTGCCGACGAGGTTGAAAAGGCTGAGGGTGAATCTCGCCGAAGGCGAGGATGCACAGTGGCTCGCGGCGACTTTGAACCGGGAAGGGAAGTGGCTGGGAACCTCGGTGGATATGTCAGCAGAGAGGAGTCTCCTCCTTCGGTGGTGA